The following proteins come from a genomic window of Streptomyces liliiviolaceus:
- the grpE gene encoding nucleotide exchange factor GrpE — protein sequence MTEETPGFDEQPDVPSGATPEDAEPKAAPSSAEDGAAPAGDTAAAQSAAQIAGLTAQLDQVRTALNERTADVQRLQAEYQNYRRRVERDRIAVKELAIASLLTELLPVLDDIGRAREHGELLGGFKSVAESLETVAAKMGLQQFGKEGEPFDPMIHEALMHSYAPDVTETTCVAILQPGYRFGERTIRPARVAVAEPQPGAQPVKGDETDAGTAAADDKESGGPDEG from the coding sequence GTGACGGAGGAGACCCCGGGCTTCGACGAGCAGCCCGACGTCCCCTCCGGCGCCACCCCTGAAGACGCCGAGCCGAAGGCCGCCCCCTCCTCCGCGGAGGACGGGGCGGCCCCGGCCGGGGACACGGCAGCAGCTCAGTCAGCAGCCCAGATCGCAGGCCTGACGGCCCAGCTGGACCAGGTGCGTACGGCGCTCAACGAACGTACGGCGGACGTCCAGCGGCTCCAGGCCGAGTACCAGAACTACCGCCGCCGGGTCGAGCGCGACCGGATCGCGGTCAAGGAACTCGCCATCGCGAGCCTCCTGACCGAGCTCCTGCCCGTGCTTGACGACATCGGCCGCGCGCGGGAACACGGCGAACTGCTCGGCGGTTTCAAGTCGGTGGCCGAGTCGCTGGAGACCGTCGCGGCCAAGATGGGCCTGCAGCAGTTCGGCAAGGAGGGCGAGCCCTTCGACCCGATGATCCACGAGGCCCTGATGCACTCGTACGCGCCGGACGTCACGGAGACGACGTGCGTGGCGATTCTGCAGCCGGGGTATCGCTTCGGCGAGCGCACCATCCGCCCCGCGCGGGTGGCGGTCGCCGAGCCGCAGCCGGGAGCGCAGCCCGTCAAGGGCGACGAGACGGATGCGGGGACCGCGGCGGCCGACGACAAGGAGAGCGGTGGCCCGGACGAGGGCTGA